The genomic stretch TTGACAATTACAACAATAAGAAAAGATTGAAACTAAAAATAGAGTAAACGATCGGAGCAAAATATGAAGAAAACATTAACCGGAATTTTATTTCTAATCATTTTATTTAATTTTTTAGAAGCCAGACCGGTGGTCATGCTGACCGGATATTGGTCTCCTACCAGCGAAATGATCTATCGTTTCAGTCCTGATCCGATCTTGAATCCGGATGGCTGGATCGGGGAAAACTGGGAACACAGAGGTTACGATGTTTATGCCTTTTTCCCTGCCTTCGATGTTTATACTCGTGAATTCGAAGTAGATTACCAGGCAACCTGGAACGATTTCTGGGCAAGAACAGAAGAATTTCATCCGGAAATTATTATCAGTTTCGGAGCAGGAGACGGACCCTGGGAAATCGAAACCAGAGCAATAAACAGAGATGAATGGGAACCGGATGAAATCCCCCCGTATTATCCAACTCCAAATCCACCGGACAGTACTATGGAAGCGGATGGTGCCAGGTATGCAACTTTACCGCTTGAATATATTAGAGATGCTGTCTCCGAGCAAACAAATCTTTATACCTGGATTGATTATAATGACGATCCCGGGGATTTTCTGTGCAATTTTATTGCCTATTTGGGAATGTGGTATCAGAATATGCATGCTCCGGAAGATGATGAATACTATTGCCGTGCTGCCGGATTTATTCATGTGGATGATTTGATAGATATTGATGAAGCAACTCTGGCAGCGGAAGTTACTTTGCGTTCAACTTTGATATATTTTGCTAATTTGACGGAACTGCAAGGAAGCGTGATTGCCGGTGCACCTCTGGAAAACTGTCTTGTAACTCTTACGGATGAAGATGGTAATGTCTATGAAACAACTCCTGATGAGAACGGTGATTTCCTTATTGAAGATATATTATTTGGAACTTATTCCGTTACTGCTATTGCAGGAAGATATTATTATTACCAGGATGAATTTGTGTTGGATTCTCATGATGATTTCCTGCTGATAGAAATGGAGGAATATACTCTGACCGATCCGTTAACATATTGTCAGGGAGCCAATGAATTGATCAGTGAGGATATAGGTGCCTTTATCTTATCAGCTGCATATTTTCCAACAGAAATGTTGTCTCCATACCAGGATTATCATTTGAATTCAATTCTGTTTACTGCACCGGAAAACTCAGATGATTGTACAGATTTCGTGTTTTTCTATAGAGGTAATCCCATGGAAAATAATTTGAGTTTGATCCAGACAGTTTATCCTCCCGATTATCAGCAGGAAGAATTGGTCGAAGCCTGGTTGAATGATATTTATTTTCTTTCGGAAGAAGATTTACAGGCTGGTCTAACTATTGCATATGGATTGAATAGTCCGAATAATAATATCGGTTATTCGGATAATACCGTTTCCAATCCGAACGGTAATTTGATCAGAGTTGGTCAGACCTGGTATCATGCGGATGAAGAATTTGATATTCAGGGAAATTGGGATCTGCGGCTGGGATTCTACGGAGTGACAGCAATAGACTCTTCCGAAGAGATAATAAGTACTAATGATATTAAATTAGCGAACTTTCCCAATCCATTCACAGTATCTACTACTATTTCATTCGATGTAACACAATATTCTGATTTTGTGACTTTAGACATCTACAATATAAAGGGACAAAAAGTAGCGACACTTTACCCGAGCTTGTGTCATTCTGAGCTTGTCCAAGGACGAGGGGAAATAATTTGGAATGCATCAAAGTTCTCATCAGGAATTTACTTTTATCGTCTGACTACCGGACAAGATTCATTTACAAAGAAGATGATATTGAAGAAATAGAACTTCCGATTGTCCGCAGGACATCGGAATGTTTTGATTCATTCGGAAGTTCTCTCATTTCTAAGTTCAACTTGGGAATGAGAAGGAATTTTTTATCTCCAATTCTCTTTCAATTCCTCAATCAATACTTTAAACTTCTCCTCAACAGCTGGCAGTTTTTTCTTAATCTCATCGATATCTTTGACGAACATTGTCTCTTCCAGGAAGGAAACTATCTCTTGCGGATAAGTTCTTTCAGCATATCTCAAACCAAAATCGTATTTGTTTCTGCGGTATTTCAGATTGAAAAGATACGCCATCTGACCGAAAAGCTGCTGATAAGTTCGCAGAGCATCGATCTTGTTATTACGAGCAAGGTTCTTCTTGATCTCGATCAGTTGGATAGGAAAATAATCGCACATATATTGATAGAAGAATTTTCCTTTTTTCTTGATAACTTCATCCGGAGTTGGTGTCTGGTCGATCAGGTTTTTCTTATCGATCCAGATTTGTGCCTTACCGTGCCGGTCGGATTCGAGAAACCTATTTCCTGTTGCTGATTTCTTTTCGATCAGAATATCAACATAAAAAAAAGGGGGAGAGTTGTCGACGATGTAGAACCTGTGCGCATGT from Candidatus Cloacimonadota bacterium encodes the following:
- a CDS encoding T9SS type A sorting domain-containing protein, translating into MKKTLTGILFLIILFNFLEARPVVMLTGYWSPTSEMIYRFSPDPILNPDGWIGENWEHRGYDVYAFFPAFDVYTREFEVDYQATWNDFWARTEEFHPEIIISFGAGDGPWEIETRAINRDEWEPDEIPPYYPTPNPPDSTMEADGARYATLPLEYIRDAVSEQTNLYTWIDYNDDPGDFLCNFIAYLGMWYQNMHAPEDDEYYCRAAGFIHVDDLIDIDEATLAAEVTLRSTLIYFANLTELQGSVIAGAPLENCLVTLTDEDGNVYETTPDENGDFLIEDILFGTYSVTAIAGRYYYYQDEFVLDSHDDFLLIEMEEYTLTDPLTYCQGANELISEDIGAFILSAAYFPTEMLSPYQDYHLNSILFTAPENSDDCTDFVFFYRGNPMENNLSLIQTVYPPDYQQEELVEAWLNDIYFLSEEDLQAGLTIAYGLNSPNNNIGYSDNTVSNPNGNLIRVGQTWYHADEEFDIQGNWDLRLGFYGVTAIDSSEEIISTNDIKLANFPNPFTVSTTISFDVTQYSDFVTLDIYNIKGQKVATLYPSLCHSELVQGRGEIIWNASKFSSGIYFYRLTTGQDSFTKKMILKK